One Candidatus Palauibacter soopunensis DNA window includes the following coding sequences:
- a CDS encoding DUF5916 domain-containing protein, producing MRHVRRLSGPSVALAVLLPCGTGEVAAQDGSGSTIQATRLTADERIDLDGRIEESVWGRIEAISDFRQREPVEGGTPSHPTEVRVAYDRDNLYIAAILFDEPDHILARQRARDAFLFTDDRFAWVLDTFGDGRTGYHFETNAAGALSDGLITGTGGRGGGGGGGGGFGGVNRSWDGIWEVRTARRPDGWSAEIRIPFRTLNFVPDGGSWGINFLRSIRRHNEEVLWRGYGRNEGLNRLVFAGELAGLEGLSQGIGLEAVASGIGSWRNTPDNADPTTFPRDISLDLNYSVTPSLRASFSVNTDFAEVESDQRRVNLTRFPLRFPERRDFFLEGSSVFTFAPRSGPQPFFSRRIGIEGGQQIPIDYGLRLTGQLNGVDLGFYQMGTGTHSYAPEDAFGNAAEPDPADLIRFEREAFTVARARVPIFEQSAIGAIYTRRTTAADAGGVLPADRHTLGADLDYRTNSLFGNQNFEAEAFMVWNSNPDPAVSRSFQDLSAWGARINFPNDLWSGHVSYREFGDDYSPAVGFVARNDFRRVEPRIGWAPRPAIDWIRQVEVSVQLRNLWEMGSMILEEQELQLNFIDIDFESGDNVSFEAVRTYEFLDRQFEISDGIDIVPGDYTTWDYRIRGRTTSRRPVSVRGGANFGGFWNGDRVRVDLNANFRPNPGINLETGYERNAVYLPQGDFVTNLYRLEGSWDPTPWVGVTNQFQYDDVSRVLGLFMRFRWILKPGNDLFLVYTHNWRNLESGLLDEPDDADLMGWMDLRTLSRGASIKLNYTYRF from the coding sequence ATGCGCCACGTTCGGCGGCTCTCGGGGCCAAGTGTCGCCCTTGCCGTACTTCTCCCCTGCGGAACCGGCGAAGTCGCGGCCCAGGACGGCAGTGGCTCCACCATACAGGCAACGCGGCTGACCGCCGACGAGCGCATCGATCTCGACGGCCGCATCGAGGAATCGGTGTGGGGGCGCATCGAGGCGATCAGCGACTTCCGGCAGCGCGAACCCGTCGAGGGCGGCACCCCGTCGCATCCCACGGAAGTCCGCGTCGCCTATGATCGCGACAACCTGTATATCGCGGCGATCCTGTTCGACGAGCCCGACCACATCCTCGCCCGCCAGCGCGCGCGCGACGCGTTTCTGTTCACGGACGACCGGTTCGCCTGGGTGCTCGACACGTTCGGGGACGGCCGCACCGGCTACCACTTCGAGACGAACGCGGCCGGCGCCCTCAGCGACGGTCTCATCACGGGCACCGGGGGACGCGGCGGCGGTGGTGGCGGCGGCGGCGGGTTCGGGGGCGTCAACCGCTCGTGGGACGGAATCTGGGAAGTGCGCACCGCGCGCCGTCCCGACGGGTGGTCCGCGGAGATCCGGATCCCCTTCCGCACGCTGAACTTCGTCCCGGACGGCGGGAGCTGGGGCATCAACTTCCTGCGCTCGATCCGGCGCCACAACGAGGAGGTCCTGTGGCGCGGATACGGGCGGAACGAGGGTCTGAACCGCCTCGTGTTCGCGGGTGAACTGGCCGGACTCGAGGGCCTCTCGCAGGGCATCGGCCTGGAGGCGGTGGCTTCGGGAATCGGCAGTTGGCGCAACACCCCCGACAACGCGGACCCGACGACGTTCCCGCGCGACATTAGCCTCGACCTCAACTATAGCGTGACGCCGAGCCTCCGCGCCTCCTTCAGCGTCAACACGGACTTCGCCGAGGTGGAGAGCGACCAGCGCCGCGTCAATCTCACGCGCTTCCCGCTCCGCTTCCCGGAGCGGCGCGACTTCTTCCTCGAGGGCTCGAGCGTGTTCACGTTCGCCCCCCGCAGCGGCCCGCAGCCTTTCTTCTCGCGACGGATCGGGATCGAGGGCGGCCAGCAGATTCCCATCGACTACGGGCTCCGCCTCACCGGCCAGCTCAACGGCGTCGACCTCGGCTTCTACCAGATGGGCACGGGCACCCACTCGTACGCCCCGGAGGATGCATTCGGGAACGCGGCCGAGCCGGACCCCGCGGACCTGATACGTTTCGAGAGGGAGGCCTTCACGGTCGCCCGGGCCCGGGTCCCCATCTTCGAGCAGTCGGCCATCGGAGCCATCTACACGAGGCGGACCACCGCGGCCGACGCGGGCGGCGTCCTGCCGGCGGACCGGCATACGCTCGGCGCGGACCTCGACTATCGGACGAACAGCCTGTTCGGGAACCAGAATTTCGAGGCCGAGGCGTTCATGGTCTGGAACTCGAATCCGGATCCGGCCGTGTCGCGGAGCTTCCAGGATCTCTCCGCCTGGGGGGCCCGGATCAACTTCCCCAACGACCTCTGGTCCGGGCACGTCTCCTACCGGGAGTTCGGCGACGACTACAGTCCGGCGGTCGGGTTCGTGGCCCGGAACGACTTCCGCCGCGTGGAACCGCGCATCGGGTGGGCTCCCCGTCCGGCCATCGACTGGATCCGGCAGGTGGAGGTTTCGGTCCAGTTGAGGAATCTGTGGGAGATGGGGTCCATGATCCTCGAGGAGCAGGAACTCCAGCTGAACTTCATCGACATCGACTTCGAGAGCGGCGACAACGTGAGCTTCGAGGCGGTGCGGACGTACGAGTTCCTCGACCGGCAGTTCGAGATCAGCGACGGCATCGACATCGTGCCGGGCGACTACACGACCTGGGACTACCGGATTCGCGGCCGGACGACGAGCCGCCGTCCCGTGTCCGTCCGCGGCGGGGCCAACTTCGGAGGCTTCTGGAACGGCGACCGGGTGCGGGTCGACCTGAACGCGAACTTCCGGCCGAACCCCGGGATCAACCTGGAGACGGGCTACGAGCGCAACGCCGTGTACCTGCCCCAGGGGGATTTCGTCACGAACCTCTATCGCCTCGAGGGCTCGTGGGATCCGACTCCGTGGGTCGGCGTGACGAACCAGTTCCAGTACGACGATGTGAGCCGCGTGCTGGGGCTGTTCATGCGCTTCCGCTGGATCCTGAAGCCGGGTAACGACCTCTTCCTCGTCTACACCCACAACTGGCGGAACCTGGAGTCCGGGCTGCTCGATGAACCGGACGATGCGGACCTGATGGGGTGGATGGACCTGAGGACCCTCTCGCGCGGCGCCTCGATCAAGCTGAACTACACCTACCGCTTCTAG
- a CDS encoding plastocyanin/azurin family copper-binding protein produces the protein MRRREFVAVLSGMLGVAACGGSSGPGSAPTEPPPPPPPPPGGPVPGANVTVNIEDNAFVDPSGGRNGDAQVTIRRGETVGWRHVGANPHTVTSTSVPSGARAFDSGTFGNNETFTVTPSVPGTYVYHCATHPSIMVGARIIVT, from the coding sequence TTGAGACGTCGCGAGTTCGTTGCCGTCCTTTCCGGCATGCTCGGCGTGGCCGCCTGCGGAGGCAGTTCCGGGCCCGGATCGGCACCGACGGAGCCGCCTCCACCGCCCCCTCCCCCACCGGGGGGGCCGGTGCCGGGCGCGAACGTGACCGTCAACATCGAGGACAACGCCTTCGTCGACCCGTCGGGGGGCCGCAACGGCGACGCCCAGGTAACGATCCGCCGCGGCGAAACGGTGGGCTGGCGGCACGTGGGCGCCAACCCGCACACGGTGACCTCGACCAGCGTGCCCTCGGGCGCGCGGGCCTTCGACAGCGGAACGTTCGGCAACAACGAGACCTTCACCGTCACGCCGAGCGTGCCGGGTACGTACGTCTACCACTGCGCCACGCACCCGAGCATCATGGTGGGCGCCCGCATCATCGTCACCTGA
- a CDS encoding DUF378 domain-containing protein, with protein MNGKSCNRVANALLLAGALNWGLIGLIGFNFVAAAFGPLARFVYIAVGWAALYRIFANGNRSS; from the coding sequence ATGAACGGCAAGAGCTGCAACAGAGTGGCGAACGCGCTGCTGCTGGCCGGCGCCCTCAACTGGGGATTGATCGGCCTCATCGGATTCAACTTCGTGGCCGCGGCCTTCGGCCCCCTCGCGCGGTTCGTGTACATCGCCGTGGGCTGGGCGGCGCTGTACCGGATCTTCGCCAACGGCAACCGGAGCTCCTAG
- a CDS encoding serine hydrolase, giving the protein MRSRAALLALSIFLAPLDRAAAQEPLAPPMPGPMPLGAACVVPDSIGDGLRRIARRVGDAVGVSALHVESGARISFNGDRSYPMASVSKVPMALEFLRRVDLGEIDPAETVVVTVEEFRAGHSPLADWSGARAVRLTVDSLFSLMLAQSDNTATDVILNMSGGPEAATRHVRRLGVEGVRVDRSEARTFADLVGLPDTIPESELYRYQYFRLRDDLPDAHRQAARERYGTDPRDTATPAGMTDLLLTIHEGKGLTPESRAWILDVLNRSRSGSGRMRGRLPRSTFVAHKTGTMGGAINDVGIVALPDGAGHLIVSVFVNTLRRPTWRRERTIAEMTRLLYDYFREEFRERGAAVALSRRFGTPCVS; this is encoded by the coding sequence ATGAGGTCACGTGCGGCCCTCCTTGCGCTGAGCATCTTCCTCGCGCCCTTGGATCGGGCCGCGGCGCAGGAACCCCTGGCGCCGCCGATGCCGGGCCCCATGCCCCTGGGCGCGGCGTGTGTCGTGCCGGATTCCATCGGGGACGGCCTCCGCCGCATCGCGCGGCGGGTTGGCGACGCCGTCGGCGTTTCTGCTCTGCACGTCGAGTCGGGCGCCCGGATCTCGTTCAACGGAGACCGGTCCTACCCGATGGCGAGCGTGTCGAAGGTCCCCATGGCGCTCGAGTTCCTGCGGCGCGTCGACCTCGGGGAGATCGATCCCGCCGAGACGGTCGTGGTGACGGTGGAGGAGTTTCGCGCGGGACACAGCCCGCTCGCCGACTGGTCGGGGGCGCGGGCCGTCCGCCTCACGGTGGACAGCCTCTTCTCGCTCATGCTCGCCCAGTCGGACAACACGGCGACCGACGTGATCCTCAACATGTCGGGCGGACCGGAGGCCGCCACGCGCCACGTCCGCCGGCTGGGCGTCGAGGGCGTGCGCGTCGACCGCTCCGAAGCCCGCACGTTCGCGGACCTCGTCGGCCTCCCGGACACGATCCCGGAGAGCGAGCTGTATCGCTACCAGTACTTCCGGCTGCGCGATGACCTGCCCGACGCGCACCGCCAGGCGGCGCGCGAGCGCTACGGGACGGACCCGCGGGACACGGCCACGCCGGCGGGGATGACGGACCTCCTGCTCACGATCCACGAGGGCAAGGGACTCACCCCCGAATCGCGCGCCTGGATCCTCGACGTCCTGAACCGGTCGCGGTCCGGATCCGGGCGGATGCGGGGCCGGCTGCCGCGGTCGACCTTCGTCGCGCACAAGACGGGGACGATGGGCGGCGCCATCAACGACGTGGGGATCGTCGCCCTGCCGGATGGCGCGGGGCACCTCATCGTCTCGGTGTTCGTGAACACGCTTCGGCGCCCGACGTGGCGGCGGGAACGCACCATCGCGGAGATGACGCGTCTCCTGTACGACTACTTCAGGGAGGAATTCAGGGAACGGGGAGCCGCGGTCGCGCTCTCGAGGCGATTCGGCACTCCCTGCGTCTCGTAG
- a CDS encoding DUF4399 domain-containing protein → MRFPRPRWIPVAFIAPLSLAIACGGGEQAEDTEMAAEPAEEMPAESAVTVRITQPEEGATVGPDVMVVMETDGIEIVSITPPVVGTGHHHLYVDVELTPLSDLIPQNDPQIIHMGDGSTEYMLEGLAPGEHRLIAVVANPAHIPLDPPVVDTVHFTVANEE, encoded by the coding sequence ATGCGTTTCCCGCGCCCGAGATGGATCCCCGTTGCCTTCATCGCCCCGCTCTCGCTCGCCATCGCCTGCGGGGGAGGAGAACAAGCCGAGGACACCGAGATGGCCGCGGAACCGGCTGAAGAGATGCCCGCCGAGTCGGCCGTCACCGTCCGCATCACGCAGCCGGAAGAAGGCGCGACGGTCGGCCCGGATGTCATGGTCGTCATGGAGACGGACGGGATCGAGATCGTCTCCATCACGCCGCCGGTCGTCGGCACCGGTCACCATCACCTGTACGTCGATGTGGAACTCACGCCGCTCTCCGACCTGATCCCGCAGAACGACCCCCAGATCATCCACATGGGGGATGGGAGCACCGAGTACATGCTGGAGGGACTCGCGCCCGGAGAGCACCGCCTCATCGCCGTCGTGGCCAACCCCGCGCACATCCCGCTCGATCCGCCCGTCGTCGACACGGTCCACTTCACGGTCGCGAACGAAGAGTGA
- a CDS encoding acetamidase/formamidase family protein — MAAGRVSARVPLLALVVALGCAPDGGTDSAAAGAGGEEGGAPGPEPQHTLTADQTHNRWSRTIPPILTVESGAVIEAYLEEASDAQLTPESTVEDLATLSFDPIHPLTGPVYVEGAEPGDLLAVTLHEIELGDWGWVANVPGFGFLADRFPDPYLRIFEFEPGDTSVGFAPGIRIPLRPFPGVMGVAPDTDSMLVTIPPRQNGGNMDDRDLVEGTTVYFPVLVEGALFSMGDPHIAQGDGEVGGTAIEGPLRVVYELEVIKGAGPIPSPHYETDEFYAVTGFAPTIDEAARNAVEAMIDYLVSSRDLSRQEAYQLASMAGDLKISEVVDVPNMLVAMRISKGVIGN, encoded by the coding sequence ATGGCGGCCGGCAGGGTCTCCGCCCGGGTTCCGCTCCTCGCGCTCGTCGTCGCGCTGGGCTGCGCGCCCGACGGCGGCACCGACTCGGCGGCGGCGGGTGCCGGCGGCGAAGAAGGAGGAGCGCCCGGGCCGGAGCCGCAGCACACGCTGACGGCGGACCAGACGCACAACCGCTGGAGCCGGACGATTCCGCCGATCCTGACGGTGGAGTCGGGCGCCGTCATCGAGGCCTACCTGGAGGAGGCGTCGGACGCGCAACTGACGCCGGAGTCCACGGTCGAGGACCTCGCCACGCTGAGCTTCGACCCGATCCACCCGCTGACGGGGCCGGTGTACGTCGAGGGCGCCGAGCCGGGCGACCTCCTCGCCGTCACGCTGCACGAGATCGAACTCGGCGACTGGGGCTGGGTCGCGAACGTCCCCGGATTCGGCTTCCTCGCCGACCGGTTTCCCGACCCGTACCTGAGGATCTTCGAGTTCGAGCCGGGGGACACGAGCGTCGGCTTCGCGCCCGGGATCCGGATCCCGCTGCGACCGTTCCCCGGCGTGATGGGGGTGGCGCCGGACACCGATTCGATGCTCGTGACCATCCCGCCCCGCCAGAACGGCGGCAACATGGACGACCGCGACCTGGTCGAGGGCACGACCGTGTACTTCCCCGTTCTGGTGGAAGGCGCGCTCTTCTCGATGGGCGACCCGCACATCGCGCAGGGAGACGGCGAGGTGGGCGGCACGGCGATCGAGGGACCGCTGCGCGTGGTCTACGAACTGGAGGTCATCAAGGGCGCCGGGCCGATCCCGTCGCCCCACTACGAGACGGATGAATTCTATGCGGTGACGGGCTTCGCGCCCACGATCGATGAGGCGGCGCGAAACGCCGTCGAGGCGATGATCGACTACCTGGTGAGTTCGCGGGACCTGTCCCGGCAGGAGGCCTATCAGCTGGCGTCGATGGCCGGAGACCTCAAGATCTCCGAGGTCGTGGACGTGCCGAACATGCTCGTCGCCATGCGCATCTCGAAGGGCGTGATCGGCAACTGA
- a CDS encoding Zn-dependent hydrolase, producing MGPISRRRFGRLALGIAGAAATPWPLRALRRQRLLVDGERLNRRLAELARFSSAGEGTTRLAYSDEDLAARAWLSDIMSDLGLEVHVDRAANLIGRRRGTDASLAPILLGSHIDSVPAGGSYDGQVGSMGALEAVATLVDANRETRHPLELVIWANEEGGKTGSRAIAGETLPWEVDIVTASGFSIGEGTERLGGDLTDLAAARREAGSLAAYLELHIEQGFVLDRGGLDIGVVQGIVGIRRWMVTVDGFANHAGTTPMDMRQDAMVTAARIIDAVHVTARELPGRHVATVGRLTAEPGAPNVIPGRVTFSLEIRDLAMTDIDAVFRAIRGRAEEIAAADGTTVSVEQFYESRAAPTDPRLRDIIEAEAVDLGLTALRMPSGAGHDAQSVALLGPVGMIFVPSRDGISHSPLEFTEPDQITAGTNVLLRTLLAVEGGGGGFGGGAAPPRPPPAGGAPRPAGGGGGAAGGGPPP from the coding sequence ATGGGGCCGATCTCCCGGCGGCGGTTCGGGAGGCTCGCCCTCGGCATCGCGGGGGCGGCGGCGACCCCTTGGCCGCTCCGCGCCCTGCGGCGCCAGCGACTGCTCGTGGACGGAGAACGGCTCAACCGCCGCCTCGCCGAACTCGCGCGCTTCAGCAGCGCCGGGGAGGGCACGACGCGGCTCGCCTACAGCGACGAGGACCTGGCGGCGCGCGCCTGGCTCTCGGACATCATGTCCGACCTGGGCCTCGAGGTGCACGTGGACCGGGCCGCCAACCTGATCGGACGCCGGCGCGGCACGGACGCCTCGCTCGCCCCCATCCTCCTCGGTTCCCACATCGACTCCGTCCCGGCGGGCGGCAGCTACGACGGACAGGTCGGCTCGATGGGCGCGCTGGAGGCGGTCGCGACGCTCGTGGACGCGAACCGGGAAACTCGGCACCCGCTGGAACTCGTGATCTGGGCCAACGAGGAGGGCGGCAAGACCGGAAGCCGCGCGATCGCGGGCGAGACCCTGCCCTGGGAGGTCGACATCGTCACCGCGAGCGGGTTCTCGATCGGCGAGGGCACGGAGCGCCTGGGCGGCGACCTCACGGACCTGGCCGCAGCCCGGCGGGAGGCCGGCAGCCTGGCGGCCTACCTCGAGCTGCACATCGAGCAGGGGTTCGTCCTCGACCGGGGCGGACTCGACATCGGCGTCGTGCAGGGGATCGTCGGCATCCGCCGCTGGATGGTGACCGTCGACGGTTTCGCGAACCACGCGGGCACCACGCCCATGGACATGCGGCAGGACGCGATGGTGACGGCCGCGCGCATCATCGATGCCGTGCACGTGACGGCGCGGGAACTGCCCGGGCGGCACGTGGCCACGGTCGGCCGCCTGACCGCCGAGCCCGGCGCGCCGAACGTCATCCCGGGGCGGGTCACCTTCAGCCTCGAGATCCGGGACCTCGCCATGACGGACATCGACGCCGTGTTCCGGGCCATCCGGGGGCGGGCCGAGGAGATCGCGGCGGCGGACGGCACGACGGTCTCCGTCGAGCAGTTCTACGAGAGCCGCGCGGCGCCGACCGATCCGCGCCTCCGGGACATCATCGAGGCGGAGGCCGTCGATCTCGGCCTCACGGCGCTGCGCATGCCGAGCGGGGCGGGCCACGACGCGCAGAGCGTCGCCCTGCTGGGGCCGGTGGGGATGATCTTCGTGCCGAGCCGCGACGGCATCAGCCACTCGCCGCTCGAGTTCACGGAGCCGGATCAGATCACGGCGGGGACGAACGTGCTGCTCCGGACGCTGCTCGCGGTCGAGGGGGGGGGGGGGGGGTTTGGGGGGGGGGCGGCCCCCCCCCGCCCGCCCCCGGCGGGGGGGGCCCCCCGCCCGGCCGGCGGGGGGGGGGGGGCGGCGGGTGGGGGCCCCCCCCCCC
- a CDS encoding DUF4159 domain-containing protein: MMRPRPRSAPILAAALTAVLAAVAVTGMTARSDSPPDAAAGEASASALSERAAARDRLLEREPGLAQAVSEWGHDFYFTRAIYSSFRGWGRGGGRWATDFPKADRQFLFILHRLLTMLDLHEWENPISLADPELRRFPFLYMLEVGYMNLSEAEIEGLRGYLEAGGFLVVDDFWGEEAWSNFEYHMSRILPGRRIEPIPMDHPIFHQFYDIDAVITVPSVYNAMRGRYEECWGPCTPTVSGIFNDRGELMVVVNHNTDLGDAWEWSENPYYPIDRSTYAYELAINYIIYGLSH; this comes from the coding sequence ATGATGCGTCCCCGACCGCGCTCCGCCCCGATCCTCGCCGCCGCGCTGACCGCCGTGCTCGCCGCCGTCGCCGTGACGGGCATGACGGCGCGATCCGACTCGCCGCCGGACGCGGCCGCCGGGGAGGCGAGTGCTTCGGCCCTCAGCGAGCGCGCGGCGGCGCGGGACCGGCTCCTCGAGCGCGAGCCGGGGCTGGCCCAGGCCGTGTCGGAATGGGGCCACGACTTCTACTTCACCCGCGCCATCTACTCGAGTTTCCGCGGGTGGGGACGGGGAGGGGGACGCTGGGCCACGGATTTCCCAAAGGCGGACCGCCAGTTCCTCTTCATCCTCCATCGCCTGCTCACGATGCTGGACCTGCACGAGTGGGAGAACCCGATCTCGCTCGCAGACCCCGAACTGCGCCGCTTTCCCTTCCTCTACATGCTCGAGGTCGGCTACATGAACCTCTCCGAGGCCGAGATCGAGGGTCTCCGGGGGTACCTGGAGGCGGGTGGATTCCTCGTCGTGGACGATTTCTGGGGAGAGGAAGCTTGGTCCAACTTCGAGTACCACATGTCGCGCATCCTGCCCGGCCGCCGGATCGAGCCGATTCCGATGGACCACCCGATCTTCCACCAATTCTACGACATCGACGCCGTCATCACGGTCCCGAGCGTGTACAACGCCATGAGGGGCCGGTACGAGGAATGTTGGGGACCTTGCACGCCCACGGTCAGCGGGATCTTCAACGACCGCGGTGAGCTGATGGTCGTCGTCAACCACAACACGGATCTGGGCGACGCGTGGGAGTGGTCGGAGAACCCGTACTACCCGATCGACCGGTCGACCTACGCCTACGAACTGGCCATCAACTACATCATCTACGGCCTCAGCCACTGA
- a CDS encoding ABC transporter ATP-binding protein, whose translation MNEPDGRATVHLDGVTLRFGGVTALENVCLDIRGGELLALIGPNGAGKTSVLNCVSGLYRPTEGAIVLRDASGRSHALHRLQPHRIARLGVARTFQSIELFKHMTALDNIMLGRHVHMRGGVLSGGIFWGPQRRREIRHRMRVEEVIDFLNLEPIRHAVVGNLPYGQQKLVELGRALALDPEILLLDEPLAGMNSEEKESMARFILDVHEEWGTTPVVIDHDMDVIMDISERVIVLEFGQVIAEGSPAEVRANPRVIEAYLGHGETAAEGVSWAGHERGMSEA comes from the coding sequence ATGAACGAGCCCGACGGCCGAGCCACCGTACATCTGGACGGCGTCACCCTCCGCTTCGGGGGCGTGACGGCGCTCGAGAACGTGTGCCTCGACATCCGCGGCGGCGAACTCCTCGCGCTCATCGGCCCGAACGGGGCGGGCAAGACGAGCGTGCTCAACTGCGTTTCCGGGCTCTACCGGCCCACGGAGGGCGCGATCGTGCTGCGGGACGCCTCGGGCCGGTCGCATGCGCTCCACCGCCTGCAGCCGCACCGGATCGCCCGGCTCGGCGTCGCGCGCACCTTCCAGAGCATCGAACTCTTCAAGCACATGACCGCGCTCGACAACATCATGCTCGGGCGCCACGTCCACATGCGGGGCGGGGTCCTCTCGGGCGGCATCTTCTGGGGTCCCCAGCGGCGCCGCGAAATCCGGCACCGCATGCGGGTGGAGGAAGTGATCGATTTCCTCAACCTGGAGCCGATCCGGCACGCCGTCGTCGGCAACCTCCCCTACGGACAGCAGAAGCTCGTGGAACTCGGCCGCGCCCTGGCGCTCGACCCCGAGATCCTGCTCCTCGACGAACCGCTGGCCGGGATGAACTCCGAGGAGAAGGAGTCGATGGCCCGCTTCATCCTCGACGTGCACGAGGAATGGGGGACGACGCCGGTCGTCATCGATCACGACATGGACGTGATCATGGACATCTCCGAGCGCGTGATCGTGCTCGAGTTCGGGCAGGTCATCGCCGAGGGCTCACCGGCCGAGGTCCGCGCGAATCCTCGCGTGATCGAGGCGTATCTGGGCCACGGGGAAACCGCGGCCGAAGGCGTCTCGTGGGCGGGGCATGAGCGAGGCATGAGCGAGGCATGA
- a CDS encoding AMP-binding protein, producing the protein MSIGFVDGSLPGLLRLQAANRGDRVAMREKEFGIWQSITWAEYAQRVRHFAMGLRELGLESGDRIAIVGDNRPEWVISELAAQSLGALPLGLYQDAVATELEYLLAASRARIVVAEDQEQVDKVLDVREALPGLEHIIYYDPRGLGRYEAPGLLAFPDVERHGAEHDQAMPHEYTAALGAVRADDPALLCTTSGTTSKPKLAVLSHSNLLSMAAQLQDVDPMEAEDEFVSFLPLAWIGEQMMTVSRHVLVGFPVNFPEEPGTVRQDLREVGPRVMFSPPRIWENLVSEVQVMVEDTTPLKRRIQGWAMGVGGEAADDAFEGRTPGVWRRFRRGIAETVAMRPIKNQLGLRHLRDAYTGGAALGPDVFRFFHALGVNLKQIYGQTEVAGISVLHRDGDIRYQTVGEPLPGMDVRVAGDGEILTRGPAVFQGYFENPEATRETLVDGWLHSGDAGYFDDEGHLVVVDRLKDVMSLADGTTFSPQFIENLLKFSPYVSEAVVFGGEHPYVAGIIAIDFENAGQWAERRQLAYTTFTDLSQKAEVYDLVRAHVESVNGDVPEAARVRRFLLLHKELHADDAELTRTRKVRRRFVAERFGSLIEALYGGDDSVTVEMEITYQDGRTARVKHDLRIERLDGAK; encoded by the coding sequence ATGAGCATCGGATTCGTGGACGGGAGCCTGCCGGGGCTCCTTCGGCTGCAGGCGGCGAACCGCGGCGACCGCGTGGCCATGCGCGAGAAGGAATTCGGGATCTGGCAGAGCATCACGTGGGCCGAATACGCGCAGCGCGTGCGTCATTTCGCGATGGGGCTCCGCGAACTCGGTCTCGAGAGCGGCGACCGGATCGCGATCGTGGGCGACAACCGTCCCGAATGGGTCATCAGCGAGCTGGCGGCGCAGTCGCTCGGGGCGCTGCCGCTCGGCCTCTACCAGGACGCGGTCGCCACGGAACTGGAGTATCTGCTCGCGGCCTCGAGGGCGCGGATCGTGGTCGCGGAGGACCAGGAGCAGGTCGACAAGGTGCTCGACGTTCGCGAGGCGCTGCCCGGACTCGAGCATATCATCTACTACGATCCGCGCGGGCTGGGCCGCTACGAGGCGCCCGGGCTTCTCGCCTTTCCGGATGTGGAGCGGCACGGGGCCGAGCACGACCAGGCGATGCCGCACGAGTACACGGCCGCCCTGGGGGCGGTTCGGGCCGACGATCCCGCGCTCCTGTGCACGACCTCGGGGACGACGAGCAAGCCCAAGCTCGCCGTGCTCTCGCACTCGAACCTGCTCAGCATGGCCGCTCAGTTGCAGGACGTGGACCCGATGGAGGCGGAGGACGAGTTCGTCTCGTTCCTCCCCCTCGCCTGGATCGGAGAGCAGATGATGACCGTCTCCCGCCACGTTCTGGTCGGTTTCCCGGTGAACTTTCCCGAGGAACCGGGCACCGTGCGCCAGGACCTCCGCGAGGTCGGGCCGCGCGTGATGTTCTCGCCGCCCCGCATCTGGGAGAACCTCGTCTCCGAGGTGCAGGTGATGGTGGAGGACACGACGCCGCTGAAGCGCCGCATCCAGGGGTGGGCCATGGGGGTCGGCGGGGAAGCCGCCGATGACGCGTTCGAGGGGCGGACGCCCGGCGTCTGGCGGCGCTTCCGGCGAGGGATCGCGGAGACGGTCGCGATGCGTCCGATCAAGAACCAGCTCGGCCTGAGGCACCTGCGCGATGCCTACACCGGCGGGGCCGCGCTCGGGCCGGACGTGTTCCGCTTCTTCCACGCGCTGGGCGTGAACCTGAAGCAGATCTACGGGCAGACGGAGGTCGCCGGGATCTCGGTGCTGCACCGGGACGGGGACATCCGGTACCAGACGGTCGGGGAGCCGCTGCCCGGGATGGATGTGAGGGTGGCGGGGGATGGGGAGATCCTGACCCGCGGGCCGGCCGTCTTCCAGGGGTATTTCGAGAACCCGGAGGCGACGCGCGAGACGCTCGTGGACGGCTGGCTGCACTCGGGCGACGCGGGGTACTTCGACGATGAGGGCCACCTCGTCGTCGTCGACCGGCTGAAGGACGTGATGTCGCTCGCGGACGGGACGACGTTCTCACCCCAGTTCATCGAGAACCTGCTCAAGTTCAGCCCCTACGTGAGCGAGGCGGTGGTGTTCGGCGGCGAGCACCCGTACGTGGCCGGGATCATCGCGATCGACTTCGAGAACGCGGGCCAGTGGGCGGAGCGGCGCCAGCTCGCCTACACGACGTTCACGGACCTGTCGCAGAAGGCCGAGGTCTACGACCTGGTGCGGGCGCACGTCGAGTCGGTGAACGGGGACGTGCCCGAAGCGGCCCGCGTCCGGCGTTTCCTCCTGCTGCACAAGGAGCTGCACGCGGACGACGCCGAACTCACGCGGACCCGGAAGGTGCGCCGCCGCTTCGTGGCCGAGCGCTTCGGGTCCCTGATCGAGGCGCTGTACGGGGGGGATGATTCCGTGACCGTGGAGATGGAGATCACCTACCAGGATGGCCGCACGGCCCGCGTGAAGCACGATCTGCGGATCGAGCGGCTCGACGGAGCGAAGTGA